A DNA window from Malus domestica chromosome 12, GDT2T_hap1 contains the following coding sequences:
- the LOC139190110 gene encoding uncharacterized protein, with product MIHYLPKFHGFSTEDANKHLMEFHVVCLRMRPVNVDEEQVKLRAFPFTLEAKAKEWLYNLPPGSMNTWNQVKQAFLEQYFPATKAARLCGTDRVMLDAASGGAFMDKTPTNAKALLKNIASNTRQFGGRDELPLKKVNEVMVAPKQVCGVCSIMGHATDMCPSLMDQGGLEQANALGGFQGQQRQKYNPYSNNYNAAWRDHPHLKWNNQDNGQ from the exons ATGATTCACTACTTGCCTAAGTTCCATGGCTTCTCAACAGAGGATGCCAACAAGCATCTCATGGAGTTTCACGTGGTATGCTTGAGAATGAGACCAGTAAATGTTGATGAGGAGCAAGTCAAGTTGAGGGCATTCCCATTTACATTAGAAGCTAAGGCAAAGGAGTGGCTTTACAATTTACCTCCGGGATCAATGAACACATGGAACCAGGTGAAGCAAGCATTCTTAGAGCAATATTTTCCGGCCACAAAAGCTGCAA GATTGTGTGGTACTGATCGTGTAATGCTTGATGCAGCAAGTGGAGGAGCATTCATGGACAAGACACCAACAAATGCTAAGGCATTATTAAAGAACATTGCTAGCAACACACGACAAtttggagggagagatgagctaCCTCTTAAgaaagttaatgag GTTATGGTGGCTCCAAAACAGGTGTGCGGTGTATGTTCAATAATGGGACATGCCACAGACATGTGCCCTTCATTGATGGATCAAGGTGGTCTTGAGCAAGCTAATGCGTTAGGAGGGTTTCAGGGGCAACAAAGGCAAAAGTAtaatccatactccaacaattATAACGCAGCGTGGCGCGATCATCCACACTTAAAGTGGAACAATCAAGACAATGGACAATAA
- the LOC139187405 gene encoding uncharacterized protein yields the protein MGQQQQPGRLPSQTVVNPNVEQMNVVTLRSGKEVFEQSRMQKRTRKDTNEQEELQTKNLEQDEASTETKKSPKATELNTKDSDKVSKKVQNSFNSCVPVPFLRRFMKSKKEQIDKEILDTFRKVQVNLPLLDAIKQVPKYAKFLKELCKNKRRFNDQEIVALREEVSAVLQRKLPPKLKDAGSFTIPCVIRGKKFGRALCDLGAYINLMPYSVYESLNLGDLKETKVVIYLGDVLVQVNELIFPADFFVLEMEHNPMPIALPLILGRPFLRTACTKIDVYDGTLTMEIDGESVKFRIFNAMRYPCDFKSCLSIDVFDHFVQDCFNEGVEQDNLEKALVHSVTHGNLNYSKHIEEELIQTVAVIESLSPIYGKSFSYFISLPTSNEKTLPSVIQAPKLKLKTIPEHLKYAFLGEDETLPVIISSQLTAEEREKLIRVLNDHKIAIAWSIADIKGINPTTCMHTILLEEGAKPTKEAQRRLNPLMMEVVKKVVIKLLDVGIIYPISDSKWVSLVQVILKRSRVSC from the coding sequence ATGgggcaacaacaacaaccaggAAGGTTGCCTAGCCAGACCGTGGTGAATCCAAATGTGGAGCAGATGAATGTTGTGActttaaggagtggaaaagaagtttttgAGCAGTCAAGGATGCAAAAGAGGACTAGAAAAGATACAAATGAGCAAGAGGAGCTACAAACCAAAAATCTTGAGCAAGATGAGGCTTCAACAGAAACTAAAAAGTCTCCTAAAGCTACAGAATTGAACACAAAAGATTCTGATAAGGTAAgtaaaaaagttcaaaattcatttaactcatgtgtcccTGTTCCTTTTCTTCGTAGGTTTATGAAGTCTAAGAAAGAGCAAATTGATAAGGAAATCTTGGATACTTTCCGAAAAGTCCAAGTGAACTTACCTCTTTTAGATGCCATAAAACAAGTGCCCAAGTATGCAAAGTTCCTTAAAGAGCTTTGTAAGAACAAGAGGAGATTCAATGATCAAGAAATTGTGGCATTAAGGGAGGAAGTATCAGCTGTTTTGCAGAGGAAGCTGCCACCGAAGTTGAAAGATGCcggtagctttaccattccatgTGTAATCAGAGGGAAAAAGTTTGGGAGAGCATTGTGTGATTTGGGGGCATATATCAATCTGATGCCATATTCAGTGTATGAATCAttgaaccttggagacttgAAGGAAACAAAGGTAGTAATCTACTTGGGGGATGTACTTGTGCAAGTGAATGAGCTCATTTTTCCCGCTGacttttttgttcttgagatGGAACATAACCCTATGCCTATTGCACTTCCTCTTATATTGGGAAGACCATTCCTTAGAACGGCAtgtacgaagattgatgtctaCGATGGTACCTTAACCATGGAAATTGATggagaaagtgtcaagtttagAATCTTCAATGCTATGAGGTACCCTTGTGATTTTAAATCTTGTTTGTCTATTGATGTGTTTGACCATTTTGTGCAGGATTGTTTTAATGAAGGTGTGGAACAAGATAATTTAGAGAAGGCATTAGTGCATAGCGTTACACATGGAAATCTTAATTATTCCAAGCACATTGAAGAAGAATTAATCCAAACAGTGGCTGTTATTGAGTCTCTTTCACCAATTTATGGTAAgtctttttcctattttatttctcttcctaCTTCTAATGAAAAAACTcttccttctgtgattcaggcacccaaatTGAAGCTTAAAACGATTCCTGAACATTTGAAGTACGCATTTTTGGGAGAGGATGAAACATTACCAGTCAtcatatcatcacaactcacagcaGAAGAAAGGGAGAAACTGATCCGGGTACTGAATGATCACAAAATTGCCATAGCTTGGAGTATTGCagatatcaaaggtataaatccaaCTACATGTATGCATACGATTCTGTTGGAGGAAGGTGCAAAACCAACAaaggaagctcaacgccgttTGAACCCACTCATGATGGAAGTCGTCAAGAAAGtggttatcaaacttcttgatgttGGCATCATATATCCTATCTCGGACAGCAAGTGGGTGAGCCTTGTTCAAGTAATTCTGAAGCGATCCAGAGTCAGTTGTTAA